In one Sphingomonas sp. S1-29 genomic region, the following are encoded:
- a CDS encoding serine hydrolase domain-containing protein, which translates to MIEAIADQAFAAAAEAVAAGRIPGATLGIVTADGRRATRLAGLASREPHETALSADHWFDLASLTKVIATTTMILRLADQGALDLDAPLTTAIPDLRQYDVAGAAERRLTFRACLAHNTHLPAVEPIYTYGDDPDRLRAFILQREWRHGPPVYSDINFLLLGIAIERLTGGPLDAQPLGPGLSYGPPPGPAVATERCSWRGRVLQGEVHDENCFALGGRTGHAGLFGTVTGVLDFAAGLLDGSGASPAMLAAIRTPVTQRRTCGWERRFDGWPGGNACSAETIGHTGFTGTGLWIDFARGIGWTLLTNRVHPTRHADSGIVALRAATGDAVVAGFDASHPSNP; encoded by the coding sequence ATGATCGAAGCCATCGCCGACCAAGCCTTCGCCGCCGCCGCTGAGGCGGTCGCCGCGGGCCGCATCCCCGGCGCGACGCTCGGCATCGTCACCGCCGATGGCCGCCGCGCGACTCGCCTCGCCGGCCTTGCCAGCCGCGAGCCGCACGAAACCGCGCTCTCCGCCGATCACTGGTTCGACCTCGCCTCGCTGACCAAGGTGATCGCCACCACCACGATGATCCTGCGGCTGGCCGATCAGGGCGCGCTCGATCTCGACGCGCCGCTCACCACCGCCATCCCCGACCTTCGCCAGTATGACGTCGCGGGTGCCGCCGAACGCCGCCTCACCTTCCGCGCCTGCCTCGCGCACAATACCCACCTGCCCGCGGTCGAGCCGATCTACACCTATGGCGACGATCCCGACCGGCTTCGCGCCTTCATCCTCCAGCGCGAATGGCGGCATGGCCCGCCGGTCTATTCGGACATCAATTTCCTGCTGCTCGGCATCGCGATCGAGCGGCTGACCGGCGGCCCGCTCGACGCACAGCCGCTGGGGCCGGGCCTAAGCTACGGTCCACCCCCCGGCCCCGCCGTCGCCACCGAACGCTGCAGCTGGCGCGGGCGGGTGTTGCAGGGCGAGGTCCACGACGAAAACTGCTTCGCGCTGGGCGGGCGCACCGGTCATGCCGGGCTGTTCGGCACCGTCACCGGCGTGCTCGATTTCGCAGCCGGCCTGCTCGACGGCTCGGGCGCATCGCCCGCAATGCTCGCGGCGATCCGCACCCCCGTCACGCAGCGCCGCACCTGCGGCTGGGAACGGCGGTTCGACGGCTGGCCCGGCGGCAATGCCTGCTCAGCCGAGACGATCGGCCATACCGGCTTCACCGGCACCGGCCTGTGGATCGACTTCGCCCGCGGCATCGGCTGGACCTTGCTGACGAACCGAGTGCATCCCACCCGCCATGCCGACAGCGGCATCGTCGCGCTACGTGCGGCAACGGGGGATGCGGTGGTCGCGGGGTTCGATGCCTCGCACCCGTCCAATCCCTGA
- a CDS encoding permease produces MALFGLLGFSAGLPFYMFSTVLALRLQAHGVALVVIGFFAWVQLLPTFKFLWAPLLDRYDVPGFARFWGKRRGWILLSQLGIFTAMVGMALTAGDDSLGVTALFAVLLAFWTTTLEVAADAWRIELAPTQDEQGPIVAANLWGYRSAMVAAGSGALLIADASGWSAAYLGIAAAAIAPFPLLLATAPDRPGTHGRWTALAHGLAASAAILALVLVVTAALGWVVLEAASAAGIGSQSNVTPYVLGICMLPFIAMAIALPKIRRAAPTSRLRRSTAIGPYVDFFWRYGFGAIVLLGFVSIYRMGDVLALNLSKPMIRDLGYSLVQIGRADSIVALAASIIGVGVGGFIVTRWPMAWTLALGAVFAAIGNFGFVWLAWQPPSEALLYIATGADQFGNGMAGAIFVVYLSLLVNPRFPGAQYAFLSGFAFLLPRLLSGAGGAMVGTIGYNGFFALSGIVSLAAIPFLPALSRIRPRASDLPA; encoded by the coding sequence ATGGCGCTGTTCGGCCTGCTCGGCTTTTCCGCCGGGCTGCCCTTCTACATGTTCTCGACCGTCCTCGCGCTTCGGCTCCAGGCGCATGGCGTGGCATTGGTGGTGATCGGCTTCTTCGCCTGGGTGCAATTGCTCCCCACCTTCAAATTCCTCTGGGCACCGTTGCTCGATCGCTACGACGTCCCCGGCTTCGCGCGCTTCTGGGGCAAAAGGCGCGGTTGGATCCTGCTGTCACAGCTCGGCATCTTCACCGCGATGGTCGGCATGGCGCTCACCGCCGGCGACGACAGCCTGGGGGTCACCGCATTGTTCGCGGTGCTGCTCGCCTTCTGGACCACCACGCTCGAAGTCGCCGCCGATGCCTGGCGGATCGAGCTTGCGCCTACGCAGGACGAGCAAGGCCCGATCGTCGCGGCGAACCTTTGGGGCTATCGCTCGGCGATGGTCGCGGCGGGCAGCGGCGCGCTGCTGATCGCCGATGCCAGCGGCTGGTCGGCGGCGTATCTCGGCATCGCCGCCGCCGCGATCGCGCCCTTCCCGCTGCTGCTGGCTACCGCTCCCGATCGCCCCGGCACGCACGGGCGCTGGACCGCCCTTGCCCACGGGCTGGCCGCCAGCGCCGCGATCCTCGCCCTGGTGCTGGTCGTCACCGCCGCGCTCGGCTGGGTCGTGCTCGAAGCCGCGTCGGCGGCGGGGATCGGCAGCCAGAGCAACGTCACCCCCTATGTGCTGGGCATCTGCATGCTGCCCTTCATCGCAATGGCGATCGCGCTGCCCAAAATCCGCCGCGCCGCGCCCACCTCGCGCCTCCGCCGATCGACCGCGATCGGCCCCTATGTCGATTTCTTCTGGCGCTATGGCTTCGGCGCGATCGTGCTGCTGGGCTTCGTGTCGATCTATCGCATGGGCGACGTCCTCGCGCTCAACCTGTCGAAGCCGATGATCCGCGACCTTGGCTACAGCCTCGTCCAGATCGGCCGCGCCGACAGCATCGTCGCGCTCGCCGCGAGCATCATCGGCGTCGGCGTCGGTGGCTTCATCGTCACGCGCTGGCCGATGGCATGGACGCTGGCGCTGGGCGCGGTGTTCGCCGCGATCGGCAATTTCGGCTTCGTCTGGCTGGCATGGCAACCGCCGAGCGAGGCGTTGCTCTATATCGCCACCGGCGCCGACCAGTTCGGCAACGGCATGGCGGGCGCGATCTTCGTTGTCTATCTCTCGCTGCTGGTGAACCCGCGCTTCCCCGGCGCGCAATATGCCTTTCTGTCGGGCTTCGCCTTCCTGCTCCCCCGGCTGCTGTCGGGCGCGGGCGGTGCGATGGTCGGGACGATCGGCTATAACGGCTTTTTCGCGCTGTCGGGCATCGTCAGCCTGGCGGCGATCCCCTTCCTCCCCGCGCTGTCGCGTATCCGCCCGCGCGCATCGGATTTGCCCGCATGA
- a CDS encoding Dps family protein, producing the protein MADTPNPALKTPTDLKPNDAKTVAQALNGILADSFALYLKTKNFHWHVSGPHFRDYHLMLDDQAAQILATTDDIAERVRKTGNTTLRSIGDIARHQTIKDNDKEFVSATDMLAELREDNLALVELLREAKDIVDEAKDNATSGILDDWTDQAEERAWFLFEASRKG; encoded by the coding sequence ATGGCCGACACGCCCAATCCTGCGCTCAAGACCCCGACCGACCTCAAGCCCAACGACGCCAAGACCGTCGCGCAGGCGCTTAACGGCATCCTTGCCGACAGCTTCGCGCTGTATCTCAAGACCAAGAATTTCCACTGGCACGTCTCGGGCCCGCATTTTCGCGACTATCATCTGATGCTCGACGACCAGGCGGCGCAGATCCTCGCCACCACCGACGACATCGCCGAGCGCGTGCGCAAGACGGGCAACACGACGCTGCGCTCGATCGGCGACATCGCGCGCCACCAGACGATCAAAGACAATGACAAGGAGTTCGTCTCGGCGACCGACATGCTCGCCGAACTGCGCGAGGACAATCTCGCGCTGGTCGAACTGCTGCGCGAAGCCAAGGACATCGTCGACGAAGCCAAGGACAATGCCACCAGCGGTATCCTCGACGACTGGACCGACCAGGCCGAAGAGCGCGCCTGGTTCCTGTTCGAGGCCAGCCGCAAGGGCTGA
- a CDS encoding DUF1328 domain-containing protein, whose amino-acid sequence MIRWAVIFLVIGLVMAVLGFGGIGGAFIEIAKIVFFIAVAIFVILLVLGLIAGKKVKDTLS is encoded by the coding sequence ATGATTCGTTGGGCAGTTATATTTCTGGTGATCGGCCTCGTGATGGCGGTGCTCGGCTTCGGCGGCATCGGCGGCGCGTTCATCGAGATCGCCAAGATCGTGTTCTTCATCGCGGTTGCGATCTTCGTGATCCTGCTGGTGCTGGGACTGATCGCGGGCAAAAAGGTCAAGGACACCTTGTCCTGA
- a CDS encoding cisplatin damage response ATP-dependent DNA ligase, whose translation MRAFADLLDRLIYTRSRNAKLALIGQYLRETPDPDRGWALAALTGDLDLPAVKSGTVRGLIAERTDPVLFAMSRDFVGDTAETVALLWPENPARAVEAEPLTVARVIERLGSLSRADAPAILADMLDQLDSDERYALLKLATGGLRVGVSARLAKTALAQAFGIDVEAVEEVWHGLDAPYDTLFAWAEGRGTQPSTTDIPVFRPFMLAHPLEDTQVDMADYAVEWKWDGIRVQIVHVAGETRLYSRAGDDITGSFPEVAAAYRTPGVLDGELLVKGEAQGAALDEGGGAASFNALQQRLGRKTVSAKMQAEYPAFVRLYDILFDGSEDLRDLPWHARRARLEPFVAALDPDRFDLSRVIDAADFAALTTIRDGARDSAIEGVMLKRRDSPYITGRRVGLWYKWKRDPLVADCVMMYAQRGSGKRSSFYSDYTFGCWTPAGQLLPVGKAYSGFTDEELKWLDRFVRNNTVARFGPVREVEKTLVLEVAFDSIHASKRHKSGVAMRFPRIARIRKDKPAGEADHIETLLRLAT comes from the coding sequence ATGCGCGCCTTTGCCGATCTGCTCGATCGGCTGATCTATACCCGGTCTCGCAACGCCAAGCTGGCGTTGATTGGCCAGTATCTTCGCGAGACGCCTGATCCCGACCGGGGTTGGGCGCTCGCTGCGTTGACGGGTGATCTCGATTTGCCCGCGGTCAAATCTGGCACCGTCCGTGGGCTGATCGCCGAACGCACCGATCCGGTGCTGTTCGCGATGAGCCGCGATTTCGTCGGCGACACCGCCGAGACCGTTGCGCTGCTGTGGCCTGAAAATCCGGCGCGCGCGGTCGAGGCCGAGCCGCTGACCGTCGCGCGGGTGATCGAGCGGCTGGGCAGCCTTAGCCGCGCCGATGCGCCGGCGATCCTTGCCGACATGCTCGACCAGCTCGATTCGGACGAACGCTATGCGCTGCTCAAACTCGCCACCGGCGGGTTGCGGGTCGGGGTATCGGCGCGGCTTGCCAAGACCGCGCTGGCGCAAGCGTTCGGCATCGATGTCGAGGCGGTCGAGGAAGTCTGGCACGGGCTCGACGCGCCCTATGACACGCTGTTCGCCTGGGCCGAGGGGCGGGGCACCCAGCCGAGCACGACCGACATACCGGTGTTCCGCCCCTTCATGCTCGCGCACCCGCTCGAAGACACGCAGGTCGATATGGCCGACTATGCCGTTGAATGGAAATGGGACGGCATCCGCGTCCAGATCGTCCACGTCGCGGGCGAGACGCGACTCTATAGTCGCGCTGGCGACGACATCACCGGGAGTTTTCCCGAAGTCGCGGCGGCCTATCGCACCCCCGGCGTGCTCGACGGCGAATTGCTGGTGAAGGGGGAGGCGCAGGGCGCTGCGCTCGATGAGGGCGGCGGCGCGGCGAGCTTCAACGCGCTGCAGCAGCGGCTGGGGCGCAAGACGGTTTCGGCCAAGATGCAGGCGGAATATCCCGCCTTTGTCCGGCTGTACGACATCTTGTTCGACGGCTCCGAAGATCTGCGTGACCTTCCCTGGCACGCGCGGCGTGCGCGGCTCGAACCGTTCGTCGCTGCCCTCGACCCCGATCGCTTCGACCTAAGCCGAGTGATCGACGCCGCCGATTTCGCCGCACTCACCACGATCCGCGACGGCGCGCGCGATTCGGCGATCGAAGGGGTGATGCTTAAGCGGCGCGACTCGCCCTATATCACCGGGCGGCGCGTGGGGCTGTGGTATAAATGGAAGCGCGATCCGCTCGTCGCCGATTGCGTGATGATGTACGCGCAGCGCGGCAGCGGCAAACGGTCGAGCTTCTACAGCGATTACACCTTTGGATGCTGGACCCCCGCCGGCCAGTTATTGCCGGTGGGCAAGGCCTATTCGGGCTTCACCGACGAGGAGCTGAAATGGCTCGATCGCTTTGTCCGCAACAACACCGTCGCGCGCTTCGGCCCGGTACGCGAGGTCGAAAAGACACTGGTGCTCGAGGTGGCGTTCGATTCAATTCACGCCTCTAAGCGGCATAAATCGGGGGTTGCGATGCGCTTCCCCCGCATCGCCCGAATTCGCAAGGACAAGCCTGCGGGGGAAGCCGATCACATCGAAACGCTGCTGCGCCTCGCGACCTGA
- a CDS encoding glutathione S-transferase family protein — protein MGQLTDGRWSNEQPVAPTDEKGDFQRADSTFRDWLTADGSPGPDGQRGVRAEADRFHLYVSLACPWAHRTLIVRALKGLEELLPVTVVGPIMGEHGWSFQDEFGGTGDPLYGFDHLHQIYTRSDPKMSGKVTVPVLWDRHEARVVNNESSEIIRMFNTAFDDLGAKPGDFYPAELRGEIDALNDRVYQTVNNGVYRAGFAKQQAAYEKAARALFESLDWLEHHLDGREWLVGDRMTEADIRLVTTLMRFDPVYHGHFKCNWRRIVDYPRLHGLMERMMAVPGIAETVDLDHIKTHYYRSHPDVNPTGIVPIGPASI, from the coding sequence ATGGGTCAATTGACCGACGGACGCTGGAGCAACGAACAACCGGTCGCGCCTACCGACGAGAAGGGCGATTTCCAGCGCGCCGATTCGACCTTCCGCGACTGGCTCACCGCCGACGGCTCGCCCGGCCCCGATGGCCAGCGCGGCGTCCGCGCCGAAGCCGATCGCTTCCACCTCTATGTCAGCCTCGCCTGCCCCTGGGCGCACCGCACCTTGATCGTCCGCGCGCTCAAGGGGCTCGAGGAGCTGCTGCCAGTCACCGTCGTCGGCCCGATCATGGGCGAACATGGCTGGAGCTTCCAGGACGAGTTCGGCGGCACCGGCGATCCGCTGTACGGCTTCGATCACCTTCACCAAATCTACACCCGCAGCGATCCGAAAATGTCGGGCAAGGTTACCGTACCGGTACTCTGGGACCGCCACGAAGCGCGGGTCGTGAACAACGAATCGTCCGAGATCATCCGCATGTTCAACACCGCGTTCGACGATCTGGGCGCCAAGCCCGGAGACTTCTACCCCGCCGAACTCCGCGGCGAAATCGATGCGCTGAACGACCGTGTGTATCAAACGGTGAACAACGGCGTCTACCGCGCGGGGTTTGCCAAGCAGCAGGCGGCGTATGAGAAGGCCGCCCGCGCGCTGTTCGAATCGCTCGATTGGCTCGAGCACCACCTCGACGGTCGCGAATGGCTGGTCGGCGACCGGATGACCGAAGCCGATATCCGACTGGTCACCACGCTGATGCGTTTCGATCCGGTCTATCACGGCCACTTCAAATGCAATTGGCGGCGGATCGTCGACTATCCGCGCTTGCACGGCCTGATGGAGCGGATGATGGCAGTGCCCGGCATCGCCGAGACCGTCGACCTCGACCACATCAAGACGCATTATTATCGCAGCCATCCCGACGTGAACCCCACCGGCATCGTGCCGATCGGCCCCGCCTCCATCTGA
- a CDS encoding glutaminyl-peptide cyclotransferase, producing MVLNRLSHTAASILVGAALCCLAPAHAQEAVPAAAACTVPAVEAASIVARFPHDPGAFTQGLLWHNGALFESVGQPGRSEVRRVDPDTGRVLARRAIPPRQFGEGLALIGDELVQLTWTSGIAHRYAARDLRPRGSFRYGGEGWGLTTLGDRLVRSDGSDVLTFHARADFAETGRIAVRLGERRLKNLNELEAIDGAIYANVWMQPAIVAIDPATGCVTRRIDLAPLVAEVGLSDSDSVLNGIAWDAERRRLFVTGKYWPTLFEIALP from the coding sequence ATGGTGCTGAACCGACTATCTCATACCGCCGCGTCGATCCTCGTCGGCGCGGCGTTATGCTGTCTGGCGCCGGCGCATGCACAGGAGGCTGTGCCTGCCGCCGCTGCCTGCACCGTGCCGGCGGTCGAGGCGGCCAGCATCGTCGCGCGCTTCCCTCACGACCCCGGCGCCTTCACCCAGGGGCTGTTGTGGCATAACGGCGCGCTGTTCGAGAGCGTCGGCCAGCCCGGCCGCTCCGAAGTCCGCCGCGTCGATCCCGATACCGGCCGCGTGCTGGCGCGCCGGGCGATCCCGCCGCGGCAGTTCGGCGAGGGGCTGGCGCTCATCGGCGACGAGCTGGTGCAGCTCACCTGGACCAGCGGAATCGCGCATCGCTACGCCGCTCGCGACCTGCGCCCACGCGGCAGCTTTCGCTACGGTGGCGAAGGCTGGGGCCTGACGACGCTCGGCGACCGGCTGGTACGCTCCGACGGCAGCGACGTCCTCACCTTCCACGCCCGCGCCGACTTCGCCGAAACCGGGCGGATCGCGGTGCGCCTCGGCGAGCGTCGCCTCAAGAACCTCAACGAGCTCGAGGCGATCGACGGGGCGATCTACGCCAATGTGTGGATGCAGCCCGCGATCGTCGCGATCGACCCTGCCACCGGCTGCGTCACCCGCCGGATCGACCTGGCGCCGCTGGTCGCCGAAGTCGGGCTCAGCGACAGCGACTCGGTGCTCAACGGCATCGCCTGGGACGCGGAGCGCCGAAGGCTGTTCGTCACCGGCAAATATTGGCCGACCCTGTTCGAGATCGCGTTGCCCTGA
- a CDS encoding cold-shock protein: MSFDRGRGNGRGGRGKDKREFFGDEGGGGGGGFPSYGGGGGGDRFGGGGGGGFGGGGDRFGGGGGGGFGGGGGGGFRGGGAGAGGGGGGRGMPPQVVGEATGVVKFFNAQKGFGFVVRDDGGEDVFVHISAVEQAGLASLAEGQPMGFTLVDRGGRISATDLKIDGEPMAVSDRGPPRDAAPGGARGPAGAGAGAGGPQRQLTGERSSGTVKFFNAMKGFGFIQRDDGQPDAFVHISAVERAGMISLNEGDRLEFELEVDRRGKYAAVNLNPQQ, encoded by the coding sequence ATGAGTTTCGATCGAGGGCGCGGCAACGGGCGCGGTGGGCGCGGCAAAGACAAGCGCGAATTTTTCGGCGATGAAGGCGGCGGCGGTGGCGGCGGCTTTCCGAGCTACGGCGGCGGCGGCGGCGGTGATCGCTTCGGCGGCGGTGGTGGCGGCGGCTTCGGCGGCGGCGGCGATCGCTTCGGCGGCGGCGGCGGCGGTGGTTTCGGCGGCGGTGGTGGCGGCGGCTTTCGTGGCGGCGGCGCTGGTGCCGGCGGCGGCGGCGGTGGTCGCGGCATGCCGCCCCAGGTCGTCGGCGAGGCGACCGGCGTGGTCAAGTTCTTCAACGCGCAAAAGGGCTTCGGCTTCGTCGTGCGCGATGACGGCGGCGAAGACGTGTTCGTCCACATCTCGGCAGTCGAGCAGGCCGGGCTTGCCAGCCTGGCCGAAGGCCAGCCGATGGGCTTCACGCTCGTCGATCGTGGCGGCCGCATCTCGGCGACCGACCTCAAGATCGACGGCGAGCCGATGGCGGTTTCGGATCGCGGCCCGCCGCGTGACGCAGCCCCCGGCGGTGCCCGTGGTCCGGCAGGTGCCGGCGCAGGTGCCGGTGGCCCGCAGCGCCAGCTGACCGGCGAGCGTTCGAGCGGCACGGTCAAGTTCTTCAACGCGATGAAGGGCTTCGGCTTCATTCAGCGCGACGATGGCCAGCCTGATGCGTTCGTGCACATCTCGGCAGTCGAGCGTGCAGGCATGATTTCGCTCAACGAAGGCGACCGGCTCGAGTTCGAACTCGAGGTCGATCGTCGCGGTAAGTACGCCGCGGTCAACCTGAACCCGCAGCAGTAA
- a CDS encoding TerC family protein, producing the protein MENVAVLLADPAAWAALVTLIVMEVVLGLDNLIFISIISNKLPEAYRQKARRIGIGLALVMRLILLTMIAWIVGLTTPVFDLGITGPLDEYGRPAFETSFSWRDLILMVGGLFLVWKATKEIHHSVDTGVSDDLLDKKRVAETAFGAAIVQIVLLDIVFSIDSILTAVGMTDHVEIMYVAVVVAVAVMLLAADPLGNFINKNPTVVMLALGFLLMIGMVLIAEGFGVHVPKGYIYAAMAFSALVEMLNIFNRRAKLRKDAQVQATRGGAE; encoded by the coding sequence ATGGAAAACGTCGCTGTGCTGCTCGCCGATCCCGCCGCCTGGGCGGCCCTGGTTACGCTGATCGTGATGGAGGTGGTGCTCGGGCTCGACAATCTGATCTTTATCTCGATCATTTCGAACAAGCTGCCCGAAGCCTATCGACAAAAGGCGCGGCGAATCGGCATCGGGCTGGCGTTGGTGATGCGGCTGATCCTGCTGACGATGATCGCGTGGATCGTCGGGCTGACCACGCCGGTGTTCGACCTGGGGATCACCGGGCCGCTCGACGAATATGGCCGGCCGGCGTTCGAAACTTCGTTCTCGTGGCGCGACCTGATCCTGATGGTCGGCGGGCTGTTCCTGGTGTGGAAGGCGACCAAGGAAATCCACCACTCGGTCGATACCGGGGTGTCCGACGACCTGCTCGACAAGAAGCGAGTCGCCGAAACCGCGTTCGGCGCGGCGATCGTCCAGATCGTGCTGCTCGACATCGTGTTCTCGATCGATTCGATCCTGACCGCGGTCGGCATGACCGACCATGTCGAGATCATGTATGTCGCGGTGGTGGTCGCGGTCGCGGTGATGCTGCTCGCCGCCGATCCGCTGGGCAATTTCATCAACAAGAACCCCACGGTCGTGATGCTCGCGCTGGGCTTCCTGCTGATGATCGGCATGGTGCTGATCGCCGAGGGCTTCGGGGTGCATGTGCCCAAGGGCTATATCTATGCCGCGATGGCGTTCTCGGCGCTGGTCGAGATGCTCAACATCTTCAACCGCCGCGCCAAGCTGCGCAAGGACGCGCAAGTGCAGGCGACACGGGGCGGGGCCGAATAA
- a CDS encoding ribonuclease D, translating to MTVHLHEEDLPAGIFAPGAAIAVDTETMGLITPRDRLCVVQLSDGSGTEHLVRFGPDSDYAAPNLRAVLGDPDRLKLYHFARFDLAAIRHYLDTVAAPVYCTKIASRLVRTYTDRHGLKELVRELLGQELSKAQQSSDWGNSVLTDAQKEYAASDVRYLHAMKAELDRRLAREGRTALAQACFDFLPHRADLDLAGWPETDIFAHV from the coding sequence ATGACCGTTCATCTCCACGAAGAAGACTTGCCCGCGGGCATTTTCGCCCCCGGCGCCGCTATCGCCGTCGATACCGAGACGATGGGGCTCATCACCCCGCGCGATCGGTTGTGCGTCGTCCAGCTCTCCGACGGCTCGGGCACCGAGCATCTGGTGCGCTTCGGCCCCGACAGCGACTATGCCGCGCCCAATCTGCGCGCGGTGCTGGGCGATCCCGACCGGCTGAAGCTGTATCATTTCGCGCGCTTCGATCTGGCGGCGATCCGCCATTATCTCGATACCGTCGCGGCACCCGTCTATTGCACCAAGATCGCCTCGCGGCTGGTGCGCACCTATACCGATCGCCACGGGCTGAAGGAGCTGGTGCGCGAACTGCTCGGGCAGGAACTGTCGAAGGCGCAGCAATCGTCCGACTGGGGCAATTCGGTGCTGACCGACGCGCAGAAGGAATATGCCGCGTCCGACGTCCGCTATCTCCACGCGATGAAGGCCGAGCTCGATCGCCGGCTGGCGCGCGAGGGTCGCACCGCGCTGGCGCAGGCGTGCTTCGACTTCCTGCCGCATCGCGCCGATCTCGACCTGGCGGGCTGGCCCGAAACCGACATCTTCGCGCATGTCTGA